The Geothrix sp. genome window below encodes:
- a CDS encoding zinc-ribbon domain-containing protein — protein MAEAIHCPSCSTRYRLRPERLRPAIRRARCFSCGGVFPVGDIVARLLAPAEANDFDLGADLESGLESRPGSELGDLPDFQPSDGPPSLTLGDLEGTDAEILEKTLVDTPAALPEAQQAPAPERALETAPAVPPFPPEITETTLSGYTSARDAIDKLFGDAPAQPSGLKITKDSSAMDMEATLTALEATLGGGEMPTPPGEAHWSDEGPTASGHPTEGPQAASSTTVRLSQEDLRAALAVAPQEPSSFRSPEPVPAPEARKAAAPSTPSLSPSDLFPTSLATDAGAELLRLKIGEEIYPGLTMSQIIAWVEEGRILENHLVARQHSENWLEAHKVPGLRPVFERLRRERSGGAPSLDSPVMEIAPKKSLFGGLFGKN, from the coding sequence GTGGCCGAAGCGATCCATTGCCCCAGCTGCTCCACCCGCTACCGCCTCCGCCCCGAGCGGCTCCGGCCGGCCATCCGCCGGGCCCGGTGCTTCTCCTGCGGCGGCGTGTTTCCCGTGGGTGACATCGTGGCCCGCCTGCTGGCGCCAGCAGAAGCAAATGACTTCGACCTCGGCGCAGACCTCGAATCCGGCCTCGAGTCCCGCCCGGGCTCTGAGCTGGGGGACCTCCCCGACTTCCAGCCCTCGGATGGACCCCCCTCCCTCACGCTGGGCGACCTGGAGGGGACAGACGCGGAGATCCTCGAGAAGACCCTCGTGGACACTCCCGCCGCCCTGCCCGAGGCCCAGCAGGCCCCGGCGCCTGAGAGGGCGCTTGAGACGGCGCCCGCGGTCCCGCCCTTCCCCCCCGAGATCACCGAGACCACCCTGTCCGGCTACACCTCCGCCCGGGACGCCATCGACAAGCTGTTCGGGGATGCCCCGGCCCAGCCCTCGGGTCTGAAGATCACCAAGGATTCGTCCGCCATGGACATGGAGGCCACCCTCACCGCCCTGGAAGCCACCCTGGGCGGCGGTGAGATGCCCACCCCCCCCGGGGAGGCCCACTGGTCTGACGAAGGCCCCACCGCTTCCGGGCACCCGACTGAAGGCCCCCAGGCTGCCTCCAGCACCACGGTGCGTCTCTCCCAGGAGGATCTCCGGGCCGCCTTGGCCGTTGCGCCTCAGGAGCCTTCGTCCTTCCGGTCCCCTGAGCCAGTCCCGGCTCCCGAAGCGCGCAAAGCGGCCGCACCGTCGACGCCGTCCCTCTCCCCTTCGGACTTGTTTCCGACTTCGCTGGCCACGGATGCGGGCGCCGAGCTTCTGCGGCTGAAGATCGGCGAGGAGATCTACCCCGGGCTCACCATGTCCCAGATCATCGCCTGGGTGGAGGAGGGCCGCATCCTGGAGAACCACCTGGTGGCCCGGCAGCACAGCGAAAACTGGCTGGAGGCGCACAAAGTTCCGGGCCTGCGCCCAGTCTTCGAGCGCCTCCGCCGCGAGCGCAGCGGCGGCGCTCCTTCCCTGGATTCCCCGGTCATGGAGATCGCCCCCAAGAAGAGCCTCTTCGGCGGCCTCTTCGGCAAGAACTGA
- the tmk gene encoding dTMP kinase, translating to MRGVFITIEGVEGSGKSTQLLRLSERLRRLGLPLVVSKEPGGTALGRELRRLLLERHASGETWCADAELLLFYADRAQHLETVIRPALAEGKVVLVDRFEDSTRAYQGASGVPEAALDRLSELVLRGLRPSLTVVLDMDPELSLQRVEVRNLSLGAEFAETRFDNAALEFHRKVRNRFLAIAQSHPGRVALVPARDPVDQVEAAIWARVTPLLRSAGFGVD from the coding sequence GTGCGCGGCGTGTTCATCACCATCGAGGGTGTGGAAGGCTCGGGCAAGTCCACCCAGCTGCTCCGGCTGTCCGAGCGCCTGCGGCGCCTGGGCCTGCCCCTGGTGGTCTCGAAGGAGCCCGGCGGCACGGCCCTGGGTCGGGAGTTGCGCCGCCTGCTGCTGGAGCGCCACGCCAGTGGCGAGACCTGGTGCGCGGACGCGGAACTGCTGCTCTTCTACGCCGACCGGGCCCAGCATCTCGAGACGGTGATCCGCCCCGCGCTGGCGGAAGGAAAGGTCGTGCTGGTGGATCGCTTCGAGGATTCCACCCGGGCCTATCAGGGCGCCAGCGGCGTGCCCGAGGCGGCCCTGGACCGCCTCAGCGAGCTGGTCCTGCGGGGACTCCGCCCCAGCCTCACCGTGGTGTTGGACATGGATCCCGAGCTGTCGCTCCAGCGCGTGGAGGTCCGCAACCTCTCCCTGGGGGCCGAATTCGCGGAAACGCGCTTCGACAACGCCGCCCTGGAGTTCCACCGCAAGGTGCGCAACCGCTTCCTGGCCATCGCCCAGAGCCACCCCGGCCGCGTGGCCCTGGTGCCCGCCCGGGATCCCGTCGACCAGGTGGAAGCGGCCATCTGGGCGCGGGTGACGCCCCTGCTGCGCAGCGCCGGCTTCGGGGTCGATTGA
- a CDS encoding DUF2492 family protein: MSDPLYGHDLLSLVMERGGSIPVEDLRTAALAVHGPDPVYHNCHGDSFDFDGVLAFLGQKGKINLADGRVTLGPAPACQH; this comes from the coding sequence ATGTCCGATCCCCTTTACGGCCACGACCTGCTGTCCCTGGTGATGGAGCGCGGCGGATCCATCCCCGTCGAGGATCTCCGGACCGCCGCCCTCGCCGTCCATGGGCCTGATCCCGTCTATCACAACTGCCACGGCGACTCCTTCGACTTCGACGGTGTGCTGGCCTTCCTCGGCCAGAAGGGCAAGATCAACCTGGCCGACGGTCGGGTGACCCTGGGGCCCGCCCCGGCTTGCCAGCACTGA
- the mce gene encoding methylmalonyl-CoA epimerase yields MHLLRINHLGIATPGLDEAMARMARLFDMTADHAEEVAEQKVKTAFFPVGESTLEFLESTDPEGPIGKFLAKRGPGIHHVCFEVDDIDAAVAQLLAKGVRMIDQAPRNGAHGCRVAFIHPAETGGVLMELSQGA; encoded by the coding sequence ATGCACCTGCTCCGCATCAACCATTTGGGCATCGCGACGCCGGGTCTGGACGAGGCCATGGCGCGCATGGCACGACTCTTCGACATGACGGCGGACCATGCGGAGGAGGTGGCCGAGCAGAAGGTGAAGACGGCCTTCTTCCCCGTGGGTGAGAGCACCCTGGAGTTCCTGGAGAGCACCGACCCCGAAGGTCCCATCGGGAAGTTCCTGGCGAAGCGCGGCCCCGGCATCCACCATGTCTGCTTCGAGGTGGATGACATCGACGCGGCCGTGGCGCAGCTGCTCGCCAAAGGCGTGCGCATGATCGACCAGGCCCCGCGGAACGGTGCCCACGGCTGCCGCGTGGCCTTCATCCATCCGGCGGAGACCGGGGGCGTGTTGATGGAGCTGAGCCAGGGGGCGTGA
- a CDS encoding ion channel, which produces MPPPPRGIPVVDDLGLGLQANSGRGVNKDGSFNVRRRGLPRFRFYELYHHLITMGWAPFLGLLLLAFVITNALFALLYLGIGMEHFTRPGGETLPDRMQDAFFFSAQTLTTVGYGHISPKGTLANTAAALESLLGLLSFALATGLLYGRFSRPQACLRFSAQAVVASYGPITGFMFRLVNMRSNQLIEVEATLSLSFEDPGSRQRRFMNLSLERSKINLFPSSWTVVHPIDETSPLQGMTAEDLRRARAEFIVLIKAFDDTFSQTIYARTSYTAEEVRWGTRFTPMLFATADGMTEMDVTQLDALEGPEATERG; this is translated from the coding sequence ATGCCCCCTCCCCCCCGCGGTATCCCAGTTGTTGACGACCTCGGTTTGGGTCTCCAGGCGAACTCCGGTCGAGGGGTCAACAAGGACGGCTCCTTCAATGTGCGCCGCCGGGGCCTGCCCCGCTTCCGCTTCTACGAGCTCTACCACCACCTCATCACCATGGGCTGGGCCCCCTTCCTGGGGCTCCTGCTCCTGGCCTTCGTCATCACCAACGCCCTCTTCGCCCTCCTCTACCTGGGCATCGGGATGGAACACTTCACCCGGCCCGGGGGCGAGACGCTGCCCGACCGGATGCAGGACGCCTTCTTCTTCAGCGCCCAGACGCTCACCACCGTGGGCTACGGGCACATCAGCCCGAAGGGCACCCTCGCCAACACTGCCGCGGCGCTGGAATCCCTGCTGGGCCTCCTCAGCTTCGCCCTGGCCACGGGCCTCCTCTACGGAAGGTTCTCCCGGCCCCAGGCCTGCCTCCGGTTCAGCGCCCAGGCCGTGGTGGCCAGCTACGGGCCCATCACCGGCTTCATGTTCCGCCTCGTCAACATGCGCAGCAACCAGCTCATCGAGGTGGAGGCCACGCTCAGCCTCTCGTTCGAAGATCCGGGCTCCCGCCAGCGCCGGTTCATGAACCTTTCGCTGGAGCGATCCAAGATCAACCTCTTCCCTTCCAGCTGGACCGTGGTGCATCCCATCGACGAGACGAGTCCCCTACAGGGGATGACCGCCGAGGACCTGCGCCGGGCCAGGGCCGAGTTCATCGTCCTCATCAAGGCCTTCGACGACACCTTCTCGCAGACCATCTACGCCCGCACCTCCTACACCGCGGAGGAGGTGCGTTGGGGCACCCGGTTCACGCCCATGCTCTTCGCGACCGCCGATGGAATGACCGAAATGGATGTGACGCAACTGGATGCCCTGGAGGGACCGGAGGCCACGGAGCGCGGCTGA
- a CDS encoding A24 family peptidase, with amino-acid sequence MPFMDLPPWLLSLLLAPFGLIFGSFSNVLIHRLPQEAPEDRNVVTKASHCPACQAKIKPWHNVPLFGWLWLRGKCAACGWRIPVRYPLVEVLGGLILGGAHWFFPFGTLIWLKAVICAYALVVLFFTDFTEMILPDAIQFPLMAFGVLCALPQLAWPETLLKVWGRQDTLIQALAFHNGLQPAPAFRGFEAAVTWETSLLGLLIGYGGPALLNQVYKWIRKTDGLGMGDFKMLAWLGAFWGWGPMLGILFLGAGLGAAVGVPLMLMRRGPDQAVSGQTMLPFGCFLALATPVVVFFGRALWLGYLGWVG; translated from the coding sequence ATGCCCTTCATGGACCTCCCCCCCTGGCTCCTGAGTCTTCTCCTGGCGCCGTTCGGCCTGATCTTCGGCTCGTTTTCCAATGTGCTCATCCACCGGCTGCCCCAGGAGGCGCCGGAGGACCGCAATGTGGTGACCAAGGCCAGCCACTGCCCCGCCTGCCAGGCGAAGATCAAGCCCTGGCACAATGTCCCGCTCTTCGGGTGGCTGTGGCTCCGCGGAAAGTGCGCCGCCTGCGGCTGGCGCATCCCCGTGCGCTACCCGCTGGTGGAGGTGCTGGGCGGCCTGATCCTGGGTGGCGCCCACTGGTTCTTCCCCTTCGGAACGCTTATCTGGCTCAAGGCCGTGATCTGCGCCTACGCGCTGGTCGTGCTGTTCTTCACGGACTTCACGGAGATGATCCTGCCGGACGCCATCCAGTTCCCCCTCATGGCCTTCGGGGTGCTCTGCGCCCTGCCGCAGCTGGCCTGGCCCGAGACCCTCCTCAAGGTCTGGGGCCGCCAGGACACCCTCATCCAGGCTCTGGCCTTCCACAACGGCCTGCAGCCCGCTCCCGCGTTCCGCGGCTTCGAGGCCGCCGTCACCTGGGAGACCAGCCTCCTGGGCCTGCTGATCGGCTATGGCGGTCCCGCCCTGCTCAACCAGGTCTACAAATGGATCCGCAAGACTGACGGCCTGGGCATGGGCGACTTCAAGATGCTGGCTTGGCTGGGCGCCTTCTGGGGCTGGGGGCCCATGCTCGGCATCCTCTTCCTGGGCGCGGGCCTCGGCGCCGCCGTGGGCGTGCCCCTCATGCTCATGCGCCGCGGCCCCGACCAGGCCGTCTCAGGCCAGACCATGCTGCCCTTCGGCTGCTTCCTGGCGCTCGCCACGCCGGTGGTGGTGTTCTTCGGGCGGGCCCTGTGGCTCGGATACCTGGGGTGGGTGGGCTGA
- a CDS encoding peptidylprolyl isomerase: protein MPRLLLCLSFAGSLAMSLAAQAPVPAPAPAPAPVPAPVAKPRVQLLTSYGPVVLELEPELAPKTVANFLQYVKDGHYKGTIFHRVIDGFMVQGGGLLENLDEKPLREPILNEAPQTFRAGLKNTRGTVAMARTGSPHSATAQFYINTVDNKSLDHRDLTDEGYGYCVFGRVVSGMEAVDKIEKVKTEWRKGQSGVPQYPVRLKDVSLLPQ, encoded by the coding sequence GTGCCCCGTCTGCTGCTCTGCCTGTCCTTCGCTGGATCCCTGGCCATGTCCCTGGCTGCTCAGGCGCCTGTTCCAGCGCCGGCTCCGGCCCCAGCTCCCGTTCCGGCCCCGGTGGCCAAGCCGCGGGTGCAGCTGCTCACCAGCTACGGGCCGGTCGTCCTCGAGCTGGAGCCGGAGCTGGCGCCCAAGACCGTGGCGAACTTCCTGCAGTATGTGAAGGATGGCCACTACAAGGGCACCATCTTCCACCGGGTCATCGACGGCTTCATGGTCCAGGGCGGCGGTCTGCTGGAGAACCTGGACGAGAAGCCCCTGCGGGAGCCCATCCTCAACGAGGCGCCCCAGACCTTCCGGGCCGGCCTGAAGAACACCCGGGGTACCGTGGCCATGGCCCGCACGGGCTCGCCTCACAGCGCCACAGCCCAGTTCTACATCAACACCGTGGACAACAAGAGCCTGGATCACCGCGACCTGACCGATGAAGGCTACGGCTACTGCGTCTTTGGCCGCGTGGTCTCGGGCATGGAGGCCGTGGACAAGATCGAGAAGGTGAAGACGGAATGGCGCAAAGGGCAGAGCGGCGTGCCGCAGTATCCCGTGCGCTTGAAGGATGTCTCCTTGCTGCCGCAGTAG
- a CDS encoding lysophospholipid acyltransferase family protein, with protein MPIRPFLRPALVWVFGALALALAVCLCFLLAPFIGGRRAFWIVAPRYIRGTAWAFGIRRELAGWEDLPEALRDGSRPAVFIGNHTSLFDPPLMISTLPCHPVFVAKRELAGVPFLGWVIWLAGFIFIDRSNRAAALRSLEDAAVRIRAGQAIVAFPEGTRSRDGRLLPFKKGAFALAFEAGVPVVPFAIHGGPDILPKGTWRTRSGLYRITMGTPLESYAHPDAEALRMAAQSAVQGLLEKSRGESMTKDAGVK; from the coding sequence ATGCCCATCCGCCCCTTTCTTCGACCAGCCCTGGTCTGGGTCTTTGGTGCCCTGGCCCTGGCCCTGGCCGTTTGCCTCTGCTTCCTGCTGGCGCCCTTCATCGGCGGCCGGCGGGCCTTCTGGATCGTGGCGCCCCGCTACATCCGCGGTACCGCCTGGGCCTTTGGCATCCGCCGCGAACTGGCGGGCTGGGAGGACCTTCCCGAAGCGCTCCGCGACGGCAGCCGGCCGGCGGTCTTCATCGGCAATCACACTTCGCTGTTCGATCCGCCTCTGATGATCTCCACACTCCCCTGCCACCCCGTGTTCGTGGCCAAGCGGGAGCTGGCGGGGGTGCCCTTCCTGGGTTGGGTGATCTGGCTGGCGGGTTTCATCTTCATCGACCGCAGCAACCGCGCGGCCGCCTTGCGCAGCCTGGAGGATGCCGCAGTCCGGATCCGCGCGGGGCAGGCCATCGTGGCTTTTCCCGAAGGCACCCGCAGCCGCGATGGCCGCCTGCTGCCTTTCAAGAAGGGCGCCTTCGCCCTGGCCTTCGAAGCCGGGGTGCCGGTGGTGCCCTTCGCCATCCACGGCGGACCGGACATCCTGCCCAAGGGGACCTGGCGCACGCGAAGCGGCCTCTACCGCATCACGATGGGCACGCCGCTGGAATCCTACGCCCACCCTGATGCCGAGGCTCTCCGGATGGCGGCCCAGTCGGCAGTGCAGGGACTCTTGGAAAAGAGCCGAGGAGAGTCAATGACGAAGGACGCAGGCGTCAAGTGA
- a CDS encoding phage holin family protein: MTTLLRFLFSAIGLLVACSFVPGLGHGSFLDLLIVAVILAALNTTVGSLLKVIAFVPMACSLGCFSLVINGLVFWLAGALSSRLGLTFTVSGFWSGFFGALVTSIVASVLGALFIPKDRQRPQGPPPSIKVVN, encoded by the coding sequence ATGACCACGCTCCTGCGCTTCCTCTTCTCGGCCATCGGCCTGCTGGTGGCTTGCTCCTTCGTGCCCGGGCTGGGCCATGGATCTTTCCTGGACCTCCTGATCGTGGCCGTGATCCTGGCAGCCCTGAACACCACCGTCGGCAGCCTCCTCAAGGTCATCGCCTTCGTGCCCATGGCCTGCTCCCTCGGCTGCTTCAGCCTCGTCATCAACGGCCTGGTCTTCTGGCTCGCCGGCGCCCTCTCCTCCCGGCTGGGCCTGACCTTCACCGTGAGCGGCTTCTGGTCCGGCTTCTTCGGCGCCCTGGTCACCAGCATCGTCGCCTCCGTCCTCGGCGCCCTCTTCATCCCCAAGGACCGCCAGCGCCCGCAGGGTCCGCCTCCGTCCATCAAGGTCGTGAACTGA
- the epsC gene encoding serine O-acetyltransferase EpsC: MPSEHPLEDRPDLHAVVEALALAATALTDMPLGRREFPSRTILGGLVEELRALLFPGYFGASELKAETLHYHLGARMDRVLIGLGNQIQRGLMASDPTCGNCRERALDLARAFLARLPEVRRLLATDIQAGFEGDPAATSPDEVLFCYPGLMAITSQRLAHELLKLKVPLLPRMITEHAHSLTGIDIHPGAEIGERFFIDHGTGVVIGETCIIGRNVRIYQGVTLGAKSFPLDAEGHPVKGVPRHPVVEDDVIIYSNATVLGRITLGKGSAIGGNVWLTRSVPPGSVITQANEKDGMPS; encoded by the coding sequence ATGCCGAGCGAGCACCCCCTGGAAGACCGGCCCGACCTCCATGCCGTGGTCGAGGCCCTGGCTTTGGCCGCCACGGCCCTGACGGACATGCCCCTGGGGCGCCGGGAATTCCCGTCCCGCACCATCCTGGGGGGCCTGGTGGAGGAACTGCGCGCCCTGCTCTTCCCGGGCTATTTCGGCGCGTCCGAGCTGAAGGCCGAGACCCTGCACTACCACCTGGGCGCCCGCATGGACCGGGTGCTGATCGGCCTTGGCAACCAGATCCAGCGGGGCCTCATGGCTTCCGATCCCACCTGCGGGAACTGCCGGGAGCGGGCCCTGGACCTGGCGCGGGCCTTCCTCGCCCGGCTGCCCGAGGTGCGTCGTCTCCTCGCCACGGACATCCAGGCGGGCTTCGAGGGTGACCCGGCGGCCACCAGCCCCGATGAAGTCCTGTTCTGCTACCCCGGCCTGATGGCCATCACCAGCCAGCGCCTGGCCCACGAACTGCTGAAGCTGAAGGTGCCCCTGCTGCCACGCATGATCACGGAGCACGCCCACAGCCTCACGGGCATCGACATCCACCCCGGCGCCGAGATCGGTGAGCGGTTCTTCATCGACCACGGCACGGGCGTCGTCATCGGCGAGACCTGCATCATCGGCCGCAATGTGCGGATCTACCAGGGCGTGACGCTCGGCGCCAAGAGCTTCCCCCTGGATGCCGAGGGCCACCCCGTCAAGGGCGTCCCCCGCCATCCGGTGGTGGAGGACGATGTGATCATCTACTCCAATGCCACCGTCCTGGGCCGCATCACCCTCGGCAAGGGGTCAGCCATCGGCGGCAATGTCTGGCTCACCCGCAGCGTGCCGCCGGGCAGCGTCATCACCCAGGCCAACGAGAAGGACGGGATGCCCTCATGA
- a CDS encoding bifunctional methionine sulfoxide reductase B/A protein, which produces MLKRKIGLAVAVAVALAGAAVALPHRSTLSAPPDREVQVNAPKKPTPEVLRQKLTPMQFHVTQEAGTEPPFRNEYWNEHREGVYVDVVSGKPLFSSKDKFDSGCGWPSFTKPLEGEDVVEKRDVSAGMIRTEVRSKDADSHLGHVFDDGPKDRGGLRYCINSASLRFVPVEDLEKQGLGAFLPLFSKAAAKANPAPAGEEIATLAGGCFWGMEDLLRRQPGVTAIEVGYTGGKVANATYENHEGHAEAVQIRFDPSKTTFEALLRFFFRMHDPTTLNRQGNDLGTSYRSAIFYHSEAQRQTAERVKAEVDASGKWKRPIVTEITAAGPWWKAEDYHQDYLVKHPGGYTCHFVRD; this is translated from the coding sequence ATGCTCAAGAGGAAGATAGGGCTGGCGGTGGCGGTTGCGGTGGCCCTGGCCGGCGCGGCCGTGGCCCTCCCCCACCGGAGCACCCTTTCCGCCCCACCCGATCGCGAGGTACAGGTGAACGCTCCCAAGAAGCCCACCCCGGAAGTCCTCCGGCAGAAGCTCACGCCCATGCAGTTCCATGTCACCCAGGAGGCGGGCACGGAGCCGCCCTTCCGGAACGAGTACTGGAACGAACACCGGGAGGGCGTCTATGTCGATGTGGTGAGCGGGAAGCCCCTGTTCTCCTCCAAGGACAAGTTTGATTCCGGCTGCGGCTGGCCCAGCTTCACGAAGCCCCTGGAGGGCGAGGATGTGGTCGAGAAGCGGGATGTCAGCGCCGGGATGATCCGCACCGAGGTGCGGTCCAAGGACGCCGATTCTCACCTGGGCCATGTGTTCGACGACGGTCCGAAGGATCGGGGCGGCCTCCGCTACTGCATCAACAGCGCGTCCCTGCGCTTCGTCCCGGTCGAGGACCTGGAGAAGCAGGGGCTGGGCGCCTTCCTGCCCTTGTTCAGCAAAGCCGCCGCCAAAGCCAATCCGGCGCCGGCGGGCGAGGAGATCGCCACCCTGGCCGGCGGCTGCTTCTGGGGCATGGAGGACCTGCTGCGACGGCAGCCCGGCGTCACGGCCATTGAGGTGGGCTACACCGGCGGGAAGGTGGCCAATGCCACCTACGAGAACCACGAGGGCCATGCCGAAGCCGTCCAGATCCGCTTCGACCCCTCGAAGACCACCTTCGAGGCGCTGCTGCGCTTCTTCTTCCGCATGCACGATCCCACCACGCTGAACCGCCAGGGCAACGACCTGGGCACCTCGTACCGCAGCGCCATCTTCTACCACTCGGAAGCCCAGCGGCAGACCGCGGAACGCGTGAAGGCCGAGGTGGACGCCAGCGGCAAGTGGAAGCGCCCCATCGTCACCGAGATCACCGCCGCGGGCCCTTGGTGGAAGGCCGAGGACTACCACCAGGATTACCTCGTGAAACATCCCGGCGGCTACACCTGCCACTTCGTGCGGGACTGA
- a CDS encoding hydroxyacylglutathione hydrolase family protein, with product MRFVFEQVRVGGDRNFGYLLGDRTAGEGILVDPSYDPGALVARAKAQGLRITAILNTHGHADHSNGNAEAQALTGAPVWGGPGHPGPLDRVLEDGAGIPLGTWRLGVWRVPGHCPDHLAFLVEGPAGGRADGLAAGLTGDLLFVGKVGGTPDDREARTEWDSLQRLLREWPAHATLWPGHDYGARPSSTLAWERETNPFLLCPDVQAFIRLKDEWPTFKAAHGLR from the coding sequence ATGCGGTTCGTCTTCGAGCAGGTGCGGGTGGGCGGGGACCGGAACTTCGGCTACCTCCTGGGGGACCGGACGGCGGGGGAGGGAATCCTGGTCGATCCATCCTACGATCCCGGGGCCCTCGTGGCCCGGGCGAAGGCCCAGGGCCTCCGGATCACAGCCATCCTGAACACCCATGGCCATGCGGACCACAGCAACGGCAATGCCGAGGCCCAGGCGCTCACGGGAGCGCCGGTGTGGGGTGGCCCGGGCCATCCCGGTCCCTTGGACCGGGTGCTGGAGGACGGGGCGGGGATCCCCCTCGGAACCTGGCGGCTCGGCGTGTGGCGGGTGCCCGGCCACTGCCCGGACCACCTGGCCTTCCTGGTGGAGGGCCCTGCTGGGGGCCGGGCGGATGGCCTGGCCGCGGGGCTCACCGGCGACCTGCTGTTCGTGGGGAAGGTGGGCGGCACCCCGGACGATCGCGAGGCCCGCACCGAATGGGACAGCCTCCAGCGTCTGCTCCGGGAATGGCCGGCCCACGCGACCCTCTGGCCCGGCCACGACTACGGCGCCCGCCCCAGCTCCACCCTGGCCTGGGAGCGCGAGACCAATCCCTTCCTCCTGTGTCCGGATGTCCAGGCCTTCATCCGCCTCAAGGACGAATGGCCGACCTTCAAGGCGGCGCACGGGTTGAGGTGA
- a CDS encoding HU family DNA-binding protein: protein MAENLTKAELVEAVAKTADITKAAAAAAIGCFLESIAGHVGKGGKVTLVGFGTFSQKTRKARTGRNPQTGAPIKIAASKSMSFKASKAAKTAKPKVAKKAAPKGKKK, encoded by the coding sequence ATGGCCGAGAACCTCACCAAGGCTGAACTCGTCGAAGCCGTCGCCAAGACTGCCGACATCACGAAGGCCGCCGCCGCTGCTGCCATCGGCTGCTTCCTTGAATCCATCGCCGGCCATGTCGGCAAGGGTGGCAAGGTCACGCTGGTCGGCTTCGGCACCTTCAGCCAGAAGACCCGCAAGGCGCGCACGGGCCGCAACCCCCAGACCGGCGCCCCCATCAAGATCGCGGCCTCGAAGTCGATGAGCTTCAAGGCCTCGAAGGCCGCCAAGACGGCGAAGCCCAAGGTCGCGAAGAAGGCCGCTCCCAAGGGCAAGAAGAAGTAG
- a CDS encoding response regulator transcription factor: MAPLKVLVVDDEPLARERLSRLLQEAGCTIAGELENGLALLQWLEAPNKTGVDAIFLDIQMPGLSGMEVLAKIPDGPPVVFVTAFSSYAVRAFELTAADYLLKPVFEDRLETCLQRLREQLVRRLNPSELRGLLRPPAQFPIRVKDGEIYLELEVVTHFELEHDRVWACRGASRYLTRWTALSDVEQAFPDDGLLRIQRHLLLRPRMVRGIRPASVGRIKVMVAPKVELTVSRAMTPRAKERIRP, translated from the coding sequence ATGGCTCCACTGAAAGTCCTAGTCGTCGATGATGAGCCCCTGGCCCGAGAGCGGCTCTCTCGGCTCCTCCAGGAAGCCGGCTGCACCATCGCGGGTGAGCTCGAAAATGGCCTGGCCCTGCTCCAGTGGCTGGAGGCGCCGAATAAAACAGGCGTGGATGCCATCTTCCTGGATATCCAGATGCCCGGCCTCAGCGGCATGGAAGTCTTGGCCAAGATTCCGGACGGCCCGCCCGTGGTCTTCGTCACGGCCTTTTCGTCCTACGCGGTGCGCGCCTTCGAGCTGACAGCCGCGGACTACCTGCTCAAACCGGTGTTCGAGGATCGCCTCGAGACCTGCCTGCAGCGCCTTCGCGAGCAGCTCGTGCGGCGCCTCAACCCCTCCGAGTTGAGGGGCCTCCTGCGGCCTCCCGCGCAGTTTCCCATCCGGGTGAAAGACGGCGAGATCTACCTGGAGCTGGAGGTCGTCACCCACTTTGAGCTGGAGCACGACCGTGTGTGGGCGTGCCGGGGGGCCAGCCGCTATCTGACGCGGTGGACCGCCCTGTCAGATGTGGAGCAGGCCTTCCCCGATGACGGCCTGCTGCGGATCCAACGCCACCTCCTGCTCCGCCCGCGAATGGTCAGGGGCATCCGCCCGGCCTCGGTGGGGCGCATCAAGGTGATGGTGGCGCCCAAGGTGGAGCTGACCGTCAGCCGGGCCATGACCCCGCGGGCGAAGGAACGCATCCGGCCCTGA